A single window of Tolypothrix sp. NIES-4075 DNA harbors:
- a CDS encoding vWA domain-containing protein, which yields MQDTLKLDEVVEFAENPEPRCPCVLLLDTSGSMHGEPIEALNQGLLSLKDELVKNSLAARRVEVAIVTFDSNVNVVQDFVTADQFNPPILTAQGLTTMGSGINKALDLIQERKVQYRTNGVAYYRPWVFMITDGEPQGELEQSIEQASQRLQTDEINKRVAFFTVGVENANMTRLSKIAVRTPLKLQGLNFIEMFVWLSASMSAVSHSQVDEQVALPPIGWGSV from the coding sequence ATGCAGGATACATTAAAACTGGATGAAGTAGTTGAATTTGCTGAGAACCCAGAACCACGTTGTCCTTGCGTGTTATTACTAGATACCTCAGGTTCGATGCATGGAGAGCCGATTGAGGCTTTAAATCAGGGCTTGCTCAGTTTGAAGGACGAATTAGTAAAAAATTCCCTTGCGGCACGAAGAGTAGAGGTAGCAATAGTTACTTTTGATAGTAATGTAAATGTAGTGCAAGACTTTGTGACTGCCGATCAATTCAATCCGCCGATTTTGACAGCACAAGGATTGACAACTATGGGTTCGGGAATTAATAAAGCCTTGGATTTGATTCAAGAGCGCAAAGTTCAATATCGCACTAATGGCGTTGCTTACTATCGTCCTTGGGTATTTATGATTACCGATGGAGAACCGCAAGGCGAATTAGAGCAATCCATAGAGCAAGCGTCCCAGCGTTTGCAAACAGATGAAATAAATAAACGTGTTGCTTTTTTTACCGTTGGGGTGGAAAATGCTAATATGACACGCTTAAGTAAAATTGCTGTACGTACTCCTCTGAAACTCCAAGGACTGAACTTTATAGAGATGTTTGTTTGGTTATCGGCGAGTATGTCAGCGGTTTCGCATTCACAGGTAGACGAACAGGTAGCACTACCACCAATCGGCTGGGGATCTGTTTAA